A DNA window from Synergistaceae bacterium contains the following coding sequences:
- a CDS encoding putative Ig domain-containing protein → QVTLSKGSTPITWTLSGNLPDGLKFENGTLSGTPTEVGNYPLTITATNGQGESKSKSMTLKIKGVKPKILNTKTLPNGTVGEYYSVQLTATGSKYITWSAQNLPAGLELDGDTIKGTPQEACKKHSITITVTNPVKSVTKTFRITINEAQTTSSKADDVKANDSNPDTNAEAGTKSAGKLIIGSERDISSININALNIPENYIIAAVLPEVKALESGQYDFDVELYEEIESGAELIWLAFPKDSEPSDDDEIAEFYDGETGEEITTLPASHLITVSVWLNEGITYAPVIAVKAQ, encoded by the coding sequence CAAGTAACGCTCTCTAAGGGCAGCACTCCTATAACTTGGACTCTTTCTGGAAATTTACCGGATGGACTCAAATTTGAGAATGGGACATTGAGCGGGACTCCTACTGAAGTCGGCAATTATCCATTAACTATTACAGCGACTAACGGGCAAGGAGAAAGCAAATCAAAATCTATGACTCTAAAGATTAAAGGAGTTAAGCCTAAAATTTTGAACACTAAGACTCTTCCTAACGGCACAGTCGGAGAATATTACAGCGTTCAATTAACTGCAACGGGAAGCAAATATATTACATGGTCAGCGCAGAATCTTCCGGCGGGACTCGAACTTGACGGCGACACAATCAAAGGCACACCGCAAGAAGCCTGCAAGAAACATTCAATTACAATAACTGTAACGAATCCCGTAAAATCAGTAACAAAAACTTTCAGGATCACTATTAACGAGGCTCAGACAACAAGCAGCAAGGCCGATGACGTTAAAGCAAATGACTCGAATCCTGACACAAACGCGGAAGCGGGCACAAAATCGGCGGGTAAATTAATAATCGGCTCTGAACGTGATATTTCGTCGATAAATATTAATGCGCTTAATATTCCGGAAAATTATATAATTGCTGCTGTATTACCTGAAGTCAAAGCACTTGAAAGCGGCCAATATGATTTTGACGTTGAATTATACGAGGAAATAGAATCGGGCGCAGAATTAATTTGGCTGGCATTCCCGAAAGACAGCGAACCTTCAGACGATGACGAGATCGCAGAATTTTATGACGGTGAAACGGGCGAAGAAATTACAACACTTCCCGCGAGTCATTTAATAACTGTCTC